AACAGACCATCCCGATCCGGATCGATCCGGATCAGCGCGTCTTCGAACCAGAACATTTTTTCAACCAATGGATAAAGACATTTGAACAGGCTCTCCTTGGCAGAGAACACCAGGGTGGTATGAAGTTCCGGCAAAAGAGAGCTGCTGGCCCCAAACCTGTCTTCCGGACCGCAGATCCGCTCTCGGACATTGCCCATAACCTGCGCTGTCATGACCTGTTCTGTGTCCATGCCAAGGCTGCGAAATCGAGCCGCATCGGCAACGGCTGCCGCAGCAAATCCGTGCGTATGGGTGATCGAGCCGACCAGCCCTGGGGGCCAGACTGGTTCGCCACGCGGTCCCGCTGTAACGGGTGCGGCAGGCTGGCCGGTTTGCGCCGCAATCGCCTCCATGGCGCAGAACCGTCCGCCCACATATTCCGCCTTACGCTTGGCGACCGCTTTTCCCATGCTTTCCGGCAGGGGCACGCCAAGTTCCATTGCCGCTTCCGGCGTAAAATCCTCATGACGGAAGCAAACAGCGCGATGCGAGATCAAGGCCTCGAAAAGTGGAGGCACAGGGCATGAGGAGTATATTTCCACCTGATTGTTGGCCTGCTGGCTCATGAAAAACCCTTGAATATGTCTTGAATTGAAAGAAATGCAGATCAACCCACCGGCAAGCCTCGCTTACAGCGGTTGTTGTAACAAATACTCTTCGGCCTCTTCGCGTGACATGGCAAGCACGCGTTGCAGCAGATCGAAGCCAAAGCCATTGCGTGCCATGCCCGACATTTCCTTCATTCTCTGCCGTTCATCGCCGTCGCTGCGGCGAAAGGGGCCATAGCCGCGCTTTCTGGCAAATCGAATGGCGGCGGGCAGGTCGTCCATATCCTCTAGCGCTGCCCTCACCACGTCCTTCTCGATACCCTTGCGCGCCAGGGTCTGGGCGATAGCACGTCTGGATTTGCCGCTGCGCGCCGCCGATTGCGACTTGATCTGCGCATAGGCATCATCGTCCAGCGCCAGCATCTGGCGGCCAAAGCGCACGGCTTCGGCCGCCAGCGCCTCCACCGTCTCCGGCTCGATGCCCTCATATTTCTGTCGTGCCTTGCGGGAGACGGCGTCGCGCAATTCCCGCTCGCTCATCATCCGTCGGCCAAGGCGATATGCGGCAGAGTTGCGCGCCCAGGCCATCATCCGCGGTTTCGGCTGCAAAGGGTCTGGTTGCGCCTCGCTGTCGAACAGGGTTTGCGTTTCGCCTGTCATCTCGCTCGTCGTTCCAATGCTGGCCATGCCTCTATTGTTCGTCTGATGATGGACGCTATATCACTTTGTTATGGAAGACGACAGGACCGCCCAGCGAGGTGGGCCTCTAGAATTTGGCAGGGTCATATTGAACCAGACAGATTCTTATTCCTGTTGTTTTCGTTTGTCTTTTCGAGAAAATCCCGTTGCATTTTCCCCTGAGGCAAACTCTAAACCAATGTGAATTTTGAAATGAAAGACATCATGACACATCAACAGAACCTCCAAATTCAGCTTGCATCCCGTCCAACTGGCGCTCCAGCCGCCGATAATTTTCGGCTGGAGACAGGGTCTGTGGGCGAGCCCGCCGACGGCGAGGTTCTGCTGCAAATCCTCTATCTGTCTCTCGATCCCTATATGCGCGGACGCATGAGCGCTGCGAAATCCTATGCCAAGCCGGTTGAGATTGGCGCTGTGATGGAGGGCGGTACAGTTGCCCGCGTGATCCGCTCAAGACACAATGATTTTCAAGAGGGCGACATCGTTCTCTCCCATTCCGGCTGGCAAAGTTATGCG
This portion of the Allorhizobium ampelinum S4 genome encodes:
- the recX gene encoding recombination regulator RecX codes for the protein MTGETQTLFDSEAQPDPLQPKPRMMAWARNSAAYRLGRRMMSERELRDAVSRKARQKYEGIEPETVEALAAEAVRFGRQMLALDDDAYAQIKSQSAARSGKSRRAIAQTLARKGIEKDVVRAALEDMDDLPAAIRFARKRGYGPFRRSDGDERQRMKEMSGMARNGFGFDLLQRVLAMSREEAEEYLLQQPL
- a CDS encoding 4'-phosphopantetheinyl transferase family protein, encoding MSQQANNQVEIYSSCPVPPLFEALISHRAVCFRHEDFTPEAAMELGVPLPESMGKAVAKRKAEYVGGRFCAMEAIAAQTGQPAAPVTAGPRGEPVWPPGLVGSITHTHGFAAAAVADAARFRSLGMDTEQVMTAQVMGNVRERICGPEDRFGASSSLLPELHTTLVFSAKESLFKCLYPLVEKMFWFEDALIRIDPDRDGLFTAELLSRLHVEFPAGTVIEGRFCLTPGLVHTGISLAKDEAAL